Proteins from a genomic interval of Salmo trutta chromosome 39, fSalTru1.1, whole genome shotgun sequence:
- the LOC115179528 gene encoding zinc finger protein 135, with product MNFLKTHQRRHTGLKPYSCSECVKLFTTSAELKVHQRTHTGEKPYSCSDCGKIFSQLGPLKRHERIHTGVKPYSCSDCLKCFTTSAELKVHRRKHTGEKPYSCSDCGKTFSQLGPLKRHEHIHTGVKPYSCSDCGKCFTTSGQLEVHQRTHTGEKPYSCSDCGNSFSLLFNLKTHERIHTGVKPYSCSDCVKCFTTSSDLKVHQRTHTGEKPYSCSDCGVSFSQLGTLKQHERIHTGEKPYSCSDCGKMFSQLGPLKSHELIHLGVKPYSCSDCLKCFTTSAELKVHQRTHTGEKPYSCSDCGKSFSQLVLLKRHARIHTGVKPYSCSDCVKCFTTSGQLKVHQRTHTGEKPYSCSDCGKSFSLLCNLKTHERIHTGVKPYSCSDCGKSFSLLCNLKTHERLHT from the coding sequence ATGAACTTCTTAAAAACACATCAACGTAGACATACAGGActgaagccttactcctgctctgaatgTGTAAAATTATTCACAACATCAGctgagctaaaagttcatcagagaacacacacaggagagaagccttactcctgctctgactgtggaaagattTTCTCTCAACTTGGCCCCTTAAAAagacatgaacgtatacatacaggagtaaagccttactcctgctctgactgtttaaaatgcttcacaacatcagctgagctaaaagttcatcggagaaaacacacaggagagaagccttactcctgctctgactgtggaaagactTTCTCTCAACTGGGCCCCTTAAAAAGACATGAACATATACATACAGGagtgaagccttactcctgctctgactgtgggaaatgcttcacaacatcaggTCAGCTagaagttcatcagagaacacacactggagagaaaccttactcctgctctgactgtggaaatagtttctctctactgttcaacttaaaaacacatgaacgtatacatacaggagtgaagccttactcctgctctgactgtgtaaaatgcttcacaacatcatcTGACCTAaaagttcaccagagaacacacacaggagagaagccttactcctgctctgactgtggggtgAGTTTCTCTCAACTGGGCACCTTAAAacaacatgaacgtatacacacaggagagaagccttactcctgctctgactgtggaaagatgTTCTCTCAACTGGGCCCCTTAAAAAGCCATGAACTTATACATTTAGGagtgaagccttactcctgctctgactgtttaaaatgcttcacaacatcagctgagctaaaagttcatcagagaacacacacaggagaaaagccttactcctgctctgactgtggaaagagtttctctcaactGGTTCTCTTAAAAAGACATGcacgtatacatacaggagtgaagccttactcctgctctgactgtgtaaaatgcttcacaacatcaggtcagctaaaagttcatcagagaacacacacaggagagaagccttactcctgctctgactgtggaaagagtttctctctaCTGTGCaacttaaaaacacatgaacgtatacatacaggagtgaagccttactcatgctctgactgtggaaagagtttctctctactgtgtaacttaaaaacacatgaacgtTTACATACATGA